A genome region from Tolypothrix sp. PCC 7712 includes the following:
- a CDS encoding type 1 glutamine amidotransferase domain-containing protein, with protein sequence MTKNVLFIISEWGYWGEELIGPLEACDAAGYNITFVTPNGKKPTPLSVSCAPGYIDPPLGRGVTSEEMGAKTVRVHESDRLDSPKSLADWFPLRAYPSSPTYLRDMEAYYQKIDKIIAEELVNYDALVIVGGSGALIDLANNSRLHELILGFVKLNKPIAAECYGVTCLAFARDFREKKSLIWGKHVTGHPIDYDYLDGTGFEGPHAIDGSKKGFGDGYINFGPPFYPLEFILRDAVGPDGAFIGNVGHQTSVLVDYPFITSRSTASSVECGRILVEVLEKGLTRYGW encoded by the coding sequence ATGACAAAAAATGTTCTCTTTATCATTTCAGAGTGGGGCTACTGGGGCGAAGAACTCATTGGGCCCTTAGAGGCATGTGATGCTGCTGGATATAACATCACCTTTGTCACCCCCAACGGCAAAAAACCAACACCACTATCTGTAAGTTGTGCGCCTGGTTATATCGATCCCCCATTAGGACGTGGCGTGACTTCAGAAGAAATGGGAGCAAAAACCGTCCGCGTTCATGAGTCAGACAGACTCGACAGCCCTAAGAGTTTAGCTGATTGGTTTCCTCTAAGAGCTTATCCTAGCTCTCCTACATATCTCAGAGATATGGAAGCCTACTACCAAAAAATAGACAAAATTATTGCAGAAGAACTAGTCAATTACGATGCGCTAGTGATTGTTGGTGGTAGTGGCGCACTCATTGATTTAGCTAATAATTCCCGTCTACACGAACTCATCCTTGGCTTTGTCAAACTCAACAAACCTATTGCAGCTGAGTGTTATGGAGTTACCTGTCTAGCATTTGCTAGAGACTTCCGCGAGAAGAAGAGCTTGATTTGGGGTAAGCACGTGACTGGGCACCCAATTGATTACGACTACCTAGACGGTACCGGATTTGAAGGGCCCCACGCTATTGATGGCTCTAAAAAGGGATTTGGCGACGGCTATATTAATTTTGGCCCTCCATTCTACCCTCTAGAATTCATTCTCCGTGACGCTGTTGGCCCCGATGGAGCCTTTATCGGTAACGTTGGTCACCAAACCTCCGTTTTAGTTGATTATCCTTTCATTACCAGTCGTTCTACAGCTTCTTCTGTTGAGTGCGGTCGCATATTAGTAGAAGTCCTAGAGAAAGGACTTACCCGTTATGGATGGTAA